A stretch of the Bacillus anthracis str. Vollum genome encodes the following:
- a CDS encoding NAD(P)-dependent oxidoreductase, with product MKIGIIGAAGKAGSRILKEALDRGHEVTAIVRNTAKITEENVKVLEKDVFALTSNDLQAFDVVVNAFGAPAGEEHLHVDAGNVLIEAMKGAPNTKLLVVGGAGSLFVDEEKTTRVFETPGFPKEYLATAQNQGKNLEILQQTNDITWTFISPSALFALGKRTGSYKAGKDNLLVNAKGDSYVSYEDFAVAALDEIENPKHVNERFTVVSEAE from the coding sequence ATGAAAATCGGAATTATCGGAGCAGCTGGTAAAGCAGGAAGTCGCATTTTAAAAGAAGCATTAGATCGCGGACATGAAGTAACTGCAATCGTAAGAAACACTGCAAAAATTACAGAAGAAAACGTAAAGGTTTTAGAGAAAGACGTATTCGCTCTTACATCTAATGACTTACAAGCATTCGATGTAGTTGTAAATGCATTCGGTGCTCCAGCAGGCGAAGAACACCTTCACGTAGATGCAGGAAACGTACTTATTGAAGCTATGAAAGGTGCACCAAATACAAAATTACTTGTAGTTGGCGGCGCTGGAAGCTTATTTGTAGACGAAGAGAAAACAACACGTGTATTTGAAACACCAGGTTTCCCGAAAGAATACCTTGCAACTGCTCAAAACCAAGGTAAAAACTTAGAAATTCTGCAACAAACAAATGACATCACTTGGACATTCATCAGCCCTTCTGCACTATTCGCATTAGGAAAACGCACTGGTTCTTACAAAGCTGGTAAAGACAATCTTCTTGTGAACGCAAAAGGTGATAGCTACGTAAGTTACGAAGACTTCGCAGTAGCAGCACTTGATGAAATCGAAAATCCAAAACACGTAAACGAACGCTTCACAGTTGTTTCTGAAGCTGAATAA
- a CDS encoding NupC/NupG family nucleoside CNT transporter — protein MKFVMFLVGLLVVFVLGFLISSDRKKIKYKPIALMLVIQLVLAYFLLNTKVGFVLVKGIADGFGAILKFAEAGVNFVFGGLANDGQAPFFLTVLLPIIFLAVLIGILQHIKILPIIIRAVGFLLSKVNGLGKLESYNAVAAAIVGQGEVFITVKDQLSKLPKNRLYTLCASSMSTVSMSIVGSYMKMIDPKYVVTALVLNLFSGFIIVHIINPYDVKEEDDILELQEDKKQTFFEMLGEYIMLGFSIAVTVAAMLIGFVALITAINGVFDSIFGITFQSILGYIFSPLAFVMGIPTSEMLTAGQVMATKLVTNEFVAMLDLGKVAGDLSARTVGILSIFLVSFANFSSIGIIAGATKSIDGKQANVVSSFGLKLVYGATLVSILSAVIVGVML, from the coding sequence ATGAAGTTCGTAATGTTTCTAGTCGGTTTACTTGTAGTATTTGTACTAGGGTTCCTTATCAGTTCAGATCGTAAAAAGATTAAATATAAACCAATTGCACTTATGCTTGTCATTCAATTGGTACTTGCGTATTTCTTACTAAATACAAAGGTCGGATTTGTATTAGTAAAAGGGATTGCAGATGGATTTGGGGCTATTTTAAAATTTGCGGAAGCAGGGGTTAATTTCGTATTTGGTGGTCTAGCAAATGATGGACAAGCACCATTCTTCTTAACAGTATTATTACCAATTATTTTCTTAGCAGTACTAATTGGGATCTTACAACATATTAAAATTTTACCGATTATCATTCGTGCAGTCGGTTTCCTATTAAGCAAAGTTAACGGTTTAGGAAAACTAGAATCATATAATGCGGTAGCAGCTGCAATCGTTGGTCAAGGGGAAGTATTCATTACAGTAAAAGATCAATTAAGCAAACTACCGAAAAATCGTTTATACACACTTTGTGCATCTTCTATGTCAACGGTATCGATGTCAATCGTCGGTTCTTATATGAAAATGATTGATCCAAAATATGTAGTAACAGCACTTGTACTAAACTTATTCAGTGGATTTATTATCGTTCATATTATTAATCCATATGACGTAAAAGAAGAAGACGATATTTTAGAATTACAAGAAGATAAAAAACAAACATTCTTTGAAATGTTAGGCGAATATATTATGCTTGGTTTCTCTATCGCTGTAACAGTAGCGGCGATGTTAATCGGTTTCGTAGCATTAATTACAGCAATTAACGGTGTATTCGATTCAATTTTCGGAATCACATTCCAAAGCATTTTAGGATACATTTTCTCACCATTAGCATTCGTAATGGGTATCCCAACATCAGAGATGCTAACAGCAGGACAAGTTATGGCAACGAAATTAGTAACGAACGAATTTGTTGCAATGCTTGACCTTGGAAAAGTAGCTGGCGATTTATCAGCTCGTACAGTAGGTATTTTATCTATCTTCCTTGTATCATTTGCGAACTTCTCATCAATCGGAATTATCGCAGGTGCAACGAAGAGTATCGATGGCAAACAAGCAAACGTTGTATCATCATTCGGCTTAAAACTTGTATACGGTGCAACGTTAGTAAGTATATTATCAGCGGTTATCGTTGGGGTTATGCTTTAA
- a CDS encoding alanine/glycine:cation symporter family protein — protein MDFLAKVIGDINNVLWSYIIIAMLIGLGLYFSFRVKFVQVRYFGEMIRLLGDGASSKTRKAQKEKSGVSSFQAFCMSTASRVGTGNLAGVAIAISAGGPGAVFWMWLIAVIGGASAFVESTLAQIYKVKDGNTFRGGPAYYMEKGLNKRWLGAIFSVLITVSFGLIFNAVQSNTVAAAFDGAFKTDSRLVGLVMAGLLAVIIFGGVKRIARAVEMIVPVMAIIYVAVALFVVVTNITAIPYVFKEIFLHAFGIKEVVGGGLGAAILLGVKRGLFSNEAGMGSAPNAAATANVTHPVKQGFIQTLGVFTDTLLICSCTAFIILLSDVHNAADLNGIQLTQQALSQHIGPWASIFVAVAIFLFAFSSLVGNYYYGETNIEFLNGSKVLLNAYRIAVLGMVMLGSVATIQIVWDLADLFMGIMAVINLVAIVFLSKYAFAALSDYVKQKKQGKDPVFYANSIPGLKNTECWEEQVADKEKAV, from the coding sequence ATGGATTTTTTAGCTAAGGTAATTGGGGATATAAATAATGTCCTTTGGTCATATATCATTATTGCGATGTTAATTGGGTTAGGACTTTACTTTTCGTTTCGTGTGAAATTTGTCCAAGTTCGTTACTTCGGTGAAATGATTCGATTGCTTGGGGATGGGGCAAGCTCGAAAACGAGGAAGGCGCAAAAAGAGAAGAGCGGTGTATCGTCATTCCAAGCATTTTGTATGAGTACAGCTTCTCGTGTAGGTACTGGTAACTTAGCTGGTGTAGCTATCGCAATCTCAGCAGGTGGACCAGGCGCAGTATTTTGGATGTGGTTAATCGCGGTAATTGGGGGTGCTTCTGCATTTGTAGAGAGCACATTAGCGCAAATTTATAAAGTAAAAGATGGGAATACGTTCCGTGGTGGCCCAGCGTATTATATGGAAAAGGGTTTAAATAAACGCTGGCTTGGAGCTATTTTCTCTGTATTAATAACAGTAAGTTTCGGATTAATTTTTAACGCTGTACAATCTAATACTGTAGCAGCTGCTTTTGATGGGGCATTCAAAACAGATAGTAGATTAGTAGGTCTTGTAATGGCTGGTCTACTTGCAGTTATTATTTTCGGCGGAGTAAAACGAATTGCTCGCGCGGTTGAAATGATCGTTCCAGTAATGGCAATCATTTATGTAGCAGTGGCATTATTCGTTGTTGTAACAAACATTACGGCAATTCCATATGTATTTAAAGAAATTTTCTTACATGCTTTCGGAATTAAAGAGGTAGTAGGCGGAGGATTAGGAGCTGCGATTTTACTAGGGGTAAAACGTGGATTATTCTCAAATGAAGCTGGTATGGGTAGTGCGCCGAACGCGGCTGCGACTGCAAACGTAACGCACCCAGTTAAACAAGGTTTCATTCAAACTTTAGGGGTATTTACAGATACATTATTAATTTGTAGTTGTACAGCATTTATCATTCTTTTATCAGATGTGCATAATGCAGCTGATTTAAATGGCATTCAATTAACGCAGCAGGCGTTAAGTCAACATATCGGTCCATGGGCTTCTATATTTGTAGCAGTGGCAATCTTCTTGTTTGCATTCAGTTCATTAGTAGGTAACTACTACTATGGTGAAACAAATATCGAGTTCTTAAATGGAAGTAAAGTACTATTAAATGCATACCGCATTGCTGTACTTGGTATGGTTATGTTAGGTTCTGTAGCAACAATTCAAATCGTTTGGGATTTAGCAGATTTATTCATGGGTATTATGGCTGTTATTAACTTAGTGGCAATCGTATTCCTTTCTAAGTACGCTTTTGCGGCATTATCAGATTATGTAAAGCAAAAGAAACAAGGAAAAGATCCAGTCTTCTATGCGAATTCAATTCCAGGTCTGAAAAATACAGAGTGCTGGGAAGAACAAGTAGCAGATAAAGAAAAAGCGGTATAA
- a CDS encoding alanine/glycine:cation symporter family protein — protein MNVLEQFVSSTNTILWSYILIAMLIGLGLYFSVKLKFVQITHLGEMIRLMSDGLTGKTRKKGSVSSFQAFCMSSAARIGIGNLAGVALAISMGGPGAVFWMWVIAIIGASSSFVESTLAQIYKIKDGSGFRGGPAYYMEKGLNKRWMGIWFSILITVSYGLIFNSVQANTVTLAFENAFGLERYIVGIALAALVAVIIFGGVKSIARMSEMIVPPMALIYIAVAIFVVIKNFYLIPDVFTEIFKGAFGLDSAVGGGIGAAMKYGIQRGLFANEAGMGSAPNAAATADVTHPAKQGFIQTIGVLVDTFLVCTSTAFIVLCSGAYKATNLEGIELTQNALSSQIGPWASSFLAIIIFLFAFSSLLGNYYYGETNIEFIKQSKTWLTIYRIAVVGMVLFGSVATLQVVWNMADLFMGLMVITNLIAITLLGRFAYAALADYVRQKKQGKDPVFRADSIPGLTNTECWDKSAVTDKEKAV, from the coding sequence ATGAATGTTTTGGAACAATTCGTTTCATCGACGAATACAATTCTTTGGTCGTATATTCTTATTGCAATGTTAATTGGTTTAGGTCTTTATTTTTCTGTTAAATTGAAATTCGTACAAATTACTCATTTAGGGGAAATGATTCGATTAATGAGTGATGGATTAACTGGAAAGACGCGTAAAAAAGGTAGTGTATCTTCTTTCCAAGCGTTTTGTATGAGTTCAGCAGCTCGTATTGGTATCGGTAACTTAGCTGGTGTAGCATTAGCCATATCTATGGGAGGACCTGGCGCAGTATTTTGGATGTGGGTGATTGCGATTATCGGAGCTTCTTCAAGTTTCGTAGAAAGTACGCTTGCACAAATTTATAAAATAAAAGATGGTAGTGGCTTCCGTGGTGGTCCTGCTTATTATATGGAAAAAGGTTTAAATAAACGTTGGATGGGAATTTGGTTCTCGATCCTTATTACAGTTAGTTACGGTTTAATTTTTAACTCAGTACAAGCGAATACAGTAACATTAGCATTTGAAAATGCATTTGGTTTAGAGCGTTATATTGTTGGTATTGCATTAGCTGCATTAGTTGCAGTTATTATTTTTGGTGGTGTAAAAAGTATTGCACGTATGTCGGAAATGATTGTTCCGCCAATGGCGCTTATTTATATTGCGGTAGCTATTTTTGTTGTCATTAAAAACTTCTATTTAATACCAGATGTGTTTACGGAAATCTTTAAAGGTGCATTCGGTTTAGATTCAGCTGTAGGTGGCGGTATCGGTGCTGCGATGAAATACGGTATTCAGCGCGGATTATTTGCGAACGAAGCAGGAATGGGTAGTGCTCCGAATGCGGCAGCAACAGCTGATGTAACGCATCCAGCAAAACAAGGTTTTATTCAAACAATTGGAGTATTAGTAGATACATTCTTAGTATGTACATCAACAGCATTTATCGTACTATGTTCTGGTGCATATAAAGCAACGAATTTAGAAGGTATTGAACTAACGCAAAATGCATTAAGTTCACAAATTGGCCCATGGGCAAGTAGCTTCTTAGCAATTATTATTTTTTTATTTGCTTTCAGTTCGCTGCTAGGAAACTACTATTATGGTGAAACAAATATTGAATTTATTAAACAAAGTAAAACTTGGTTAACAATTTACCGTATTGCGGTAGTGGGAATGGTATTATTCGGTTCTGTTGCGACGCTTCAAGTTGTATGGAATATGGCAGACTTATTTATGGGTCTAATGGTAATCACAAACTTAATTGCGATTACACTTCTTGGCCGATTTGCGTATGCGGCATTAGCAGACTATGTAAGGCAAAAGAAACAAGGGAAAGATCCTGTCTTCCGTGCAGATTCTATTCCTGGTTTAACGAATACAGAGTGTTGGGATAAGTCAGCGGTAACGGATAAAGAAAAAGCAGTATAA
- a CDS encoding NupC/NupG family nucleoside CNT transporter, with protein MKFVMFLVGLLVVFVLGFLISADRKKIKYKPIAIMLVIQLALSYFLLNTQVGYILVKGISDGFGALLGYAEAGIVFVFGGLVNKGEVSFFLTALLPIVFFAVLIGILQHFKILPIFIRAIGTLLSKVNGLGKLESYNAVAAAIVGQAEVFITVKDQLSKIPKHRLYTLCASSMSTVSMSIVGSYMKMIEPKYVVTALVLNLFSGFIIIHIINPYDITEEDTLKLENKKKQSFFEMLSEYIMLGFTIAITVAAMLLGFVALITAINSLFDSMFGITFQAILGYIFSPLAFVMGIPQAEMVTAGQIMATKLVSNEFVAMLDLGKVAGDLSARTVGILSVFLVSFANFSSIGIIAGATKGIDENQSNVVSSFGLRLVYGATLVSILSAIIVGVML; from the coding sequence ATGAAGTTTGTTATGTTTCTTGTAGGATTACTCGTTGTATTTGTACTCGGTTTTCTTATAAGTGCCGATCGAAAGAAGATTAAGTATAAACCAATCGCAATTATGCTTGTTATTCAGTTAGCGTTATCTTATTTCTTATTAAATACGCAAGTTGGTTATATTTTAGTAAAAGGAATTTCAGATGGATTTGGCGCGCTTCTTGGATATGCAGAAGCTGGAATCGTTTTCGTATTTGGTGGCCTTGTTAATAAAGGAGAGGTTTCATTCTTCTTAACAGCGTTATTACCAATCGTATTCTTTGCCGTTTTAATCGGAATTCTGCAACACTTTAAAATTTTACCGATATTTATTCGTGCTATTGGTACTTTGTTAAGTAAAGTAAATGGTCTAGGAAAACTAGAATCATATAACGCAGTAGCAGCTGCTATTGTTGGGCAAGCGGAAGTATTTATTACAGTAAAAGATCAATTAAGTAAAATCCCAAAACATCGTTTATATACATTATGTGCATCTTCCATGTCGACAGTATCGATGTCAATCGTCGGTTCTTACATGAAAATGATCGAACCAAAATATGTAGTAACAGCACTTGTATTAAATTTATTTAGTGGTTTCATTATTATTCATATTATTAACCCGTACGATATTACAGAAGAAGATACACTGAAATTAGAAAATAAGAAAAAACAGTCATTCTTTGAAATGTTAAGTGAATATATTATGCTTGGTTTCACAATCGCGATTACAGTAGCAGCGATGTTACTTGGTTTCGTAGCGTTAATTACAGCAATCAATAGCTTGTTTGATTCCATGTTCGGTATTACATTCCAAGCGATTTTAGGATATATTTTCTCCCCATTAGCATTCGTAATGGGTATCCCGCAAGCAGAGATGGTAACAGCGGGACAAATTATGGCAACGAAATTAGTATCAAACGAATTTGTTGCGATGCTTGATCTTGGAAAAGTAGCTGGTGATTTATCAGCTCGTACAGTTGGTATCCTTTCTGTATTCCTTGTATCATTTGCGAACTTCTCATCAATCGGAATTATCGCAGGTGCAACGAAAGGTATCGATGAGAACCAATCAAATGTAGTATCATCATTCGGTCTACGCCTTGTGTACGGTGCGACATTAGTAAGTATTCTATCAGCGATTATCGTTGGTGTTATGTTATAG